The window GGATCCCGACGGCATCTTGCTGGTGCTGGCGGCGGACCACCTGATTACCCAGGTCGACGCATTCCACACGGCCTTGAACAAGGCTATCGAATTTTCGCTGCGTGAACGGCTGGTGACCTTTGGCATCATCCCCCAGCACCCTGAAACGGGTTATGGGTATATCAAACGCGGCGCGCAGCTGTCCGATTATTGTTTTGACGTCGAATGCTTCGTTGAGAAACCCTGTTTGCAAAAGGCGCAGGTTTATCTGTCCAGCGGCGACTACAGTTGGAACAGCGGCATGTTTATGTTCACGGCGAAAAAATTCTTGCATGAACTGATGATATTCCGCCCCGAGATCTACCAGAAATGTCAGTTGGCGATGAATGCCTGCCGGCAAGAATATGATTTTATTCGTATCGATGAAGCGACCTTTCTCAGCTGCCCCAGCGAATCCATCGACTATGCGGTGATGGAAAACACCAGGGAAGCGGTAGTGATGCCGATAGACATCGGCTGGAGCGATGTCGGGTCGTGGGCGGCGATATGGGATGTGGCCAAGAAAGACGCCGCCGGCAATGCGCATCAGGGTAACGTTATCGCCATTAACGCCTTCAACAACTATGTTTCTGCCGCCACTACGCTGGTCGCCACCGTGGGCATCAGGGATTTGGTGATCATCCAGACTGACGATGCGCTATTGGTCGCCGCGCGGGATTGCGTGCAGGACGTCAAGCAATTGGTTGCCGAACTGAAGGCGCGCAAGCTCCCGCTTTAGCGGCGCCGAGCAAAATTTGCGTCATAAGCGACGTTAAACATTTCCAGTTTGCCAAGATAATGATAAATGTAGAGAAGACAGTGCCGCTGATTGCGCAGGTCTCTAAGCCGGGCGCAGTGCTTGATGACAAGAACGCGGTAGCAAATATAACTGAAGAATTCGATCGATATGGCAGAGTTGACGTGTTTTAAGGCTTACGACATTCGTGGCCAGTTGGAAAGCGAACTGAATGATGAAATCGCTTATCGGATCGGCAGAGCTTTTGGCGAGTACCTTCTCCCAGACACCGTGGTTTTGGGCAGCGATGCCCGCTTAACCAGTGAAAGTTTAAAACAATCTTTGGCCAGAGGGCTGTTGGATGCCGGCAGCTCGGTGATAGACATTGGCCTGAGCTGCTCGGAAGAGCTCTATTTCGCGACGGCCTTTTTGGCCGCCGACGGCGGGATTGAAGTGACGGGCAGCCACAATCCCGAACACTATAACGGCATGAAACTGGTCTGTAAGAATGCGCGGCCGATCAGCAGCGACTCGGGGCTATGGGAAATCAAGGCTCTGGCGGAGAAAGAGGCGTTTTCCCCGGCCGCCCGGCCGCAGGGCGATTATCTGCAGGCCGACATTCTTGATAACTATATCGACCATATCCTGTCGTATGTGGATTTATCCCGCTTCAAACCGATGAAACTGCTGGTGAACGCCGGCAATGGCACGGCCGGGCATGTGATCGACGCAATAGAGCGGCGCTTCCGCCAGCATCAGGTGCCGTTGGAGTTTATCAAAATTCAGCACGAGCCGGACGGTTCATTCCCACACGGCGTGCCAAATCCCTTGCTGCCTGAACGCCGTCAGGACACGGCGGAAGCGGTGCGCCGTTACGGCGCCGACATGGGCATTGCCTTCGACGGCGACGCCGATCGCTGCTTCCTGTTTGACGACCAAGGCAATTTTATTGAGGGTTACTACATCGTTGGCCTGTTGGCCGAGGCCTTTCTGCGCAAACAACCGGGGGAAAAAATTGTTCACGATCCCCGTTTGAGCTGGAACACGGTCGATATCGTCAACCAGGCCGGCGGCATTCCCGTGATGTCAAAAACCGGGCATGCGTTTATCAAAGAGCGGATGCGCGCAGAGGATGCGGTGTACGGCGGCGAAATGAGCGCGCACCACTATTTTCGCGATTTCTACTACTGC is drawn from Serratia entomophila and contains these coding sequences:
- a CDS encoding phosphohexomutase domain-containing protein (capsular polysaccharide biosynthesis protein; catalyzes the formation of D-mannose 6-phosphate from alpha-D-mannose 1-phosphate), with protein sequence MAELTCFKAYDIRGQLESELNDEIAYRIGRAFGEYLLPDTVVLGSDARLTSESLKQSLARGLLDAGSSVIDIGLSCSEELYFATAFLAADGGIEVTGSHNPEHYNGMKLVCKNARPISSDSGLWEIKALAEKEAFSPAARPQGDYLQADILDNYIDHILSYVDLSRFKPMKLLVNAGNGTAGHVIDAIERRFRQHQVPLEFIKIQHEPDGSFPHGVPNPLLPERRQDTAEAVRRYGADMGIAFDGDADRCFLFDDQGNFIEGYYIVGLLAEAFLRKQPGEKIVHDPRLSWNTVDIVNQAGGIPVMSKTGHAFIKERMRAEDAVYGGEMSAHHYFRDFYYCDSGMIPWLMVAEIMSLKNRTLAQLVEERIQAYPSSGEINIVLEPGMSASEIVERHYREQALDIDMTDGISMTFAEWRFNLRESNTEPLTRLNVESRGDRDLMQRKTAEILALLRG
- a CDS encoding mannose-1-phosphate guanylyltransferase/mannose-6-phosphate isomerase, with amino-acid sequence MVKLIPVILAGGNGSRLWPLSRAASPKQFLAIDGSGRSLLQQTLLRLEGLQGVEIAAPIVICNEEHRFLVAEQLREIDWLTPSIILEPAGRNTAPAVALAAHFASKQDPDGILLVLAADHLITQVDAFHTALNKAIEFSLRERLVTFGIIPQHPETGYGYIKRGAQLSDYCFDVECFVEKPCLQKAQVYLSSGDYSWNSGMFMFTAKKFLHELMIFRPEIYQKCQLAMNACRQEYDFIRIDEATFLSCPSESIDYAVMENTREAVVMPIDIGWSDVGSWAAIWDVAKKDAAGNAHQGNVIAINAFNNYVSAATTLVATVGIRDLVIIQTDDALLVAARDCVQDVKQLVAELKARKLPL